GTACTTGCGCACCTCGACCGCCTCCGCACGGGCCAGCCGCCGCACCTCCGCGAGCTGCTCCTCGGCCGTGCCCTGCCCGGGCAGCGCCAGCGACTCCAGCGTCTGGAGCACGGTGTCGTGCATCAGCCGGTGCTGGCGCGCGCGTTCGGCCTGCCGCCCGTTGCGGATGCCGTAGGCCAGCGCGAGCCGGGTGCCGAGGCCGATCAGCACCAGCGCGCCCGACGCGGTGAGCAGCACCCCGGCCATCGTGCCCAGCCCGGCGAACCCGGCCTCGGCGCTCACCGTGCCGGTGTTCGCCCAGCTCATCAGCAGGTGCAGCGGAATGCTGCCGACCAGCAGGCCGATGCCGTACGGCAGGCCGAGCGCGAGGGTGAACAGCGCGACCGTGCCGAGCAGGTGCTTGCCGGGCACACCGATCGCCTCGAGGTACACCTCGGACGGCACCAGCGCGGCGACCGCCAGGTTCGCCAGCGCGGTGAACACCGCGTCCACGGTCAGCAGCACCGCGGCCCGGTCGCTGCGGAAGGGCGCCGAGCGCAGCATCCACCGCACGCCGTACGCGTTGAGCAGGATCGACAGCGCGGCCACGGTGATCACCGGCGCCGCCCCGGTACCGCCGTGCGCGCCGAGGAAGGCAGCCAGCGCGCCGGGCACCGCGATCAGCCGGTAGACCATCGGCACGAACGCGACGTAGCGGCCGGCCCGCAGCAGCAGCCCGTCGCTGGCGCGCGGGTCCACCGGTGCGGCCATCGCCGAGATCCGGCGCAGCGCTCTGATCGGAGTCGGGTCGGAGACCTCGTCCGACAGCTCGCTGGTGGCGGTCGCGATGGCCGGTGCACCCCGCCGGAGCAGGGTGACGAGGAAGCTGGCCTGCTGGGGCGGTCCCTGGCGGCGCATGATTCTCCATCTCACCTGGTGGGGAAGTGAGTATCGGTCATCCGATCGGCATTCGGATCAACACCCGGAGAAGATCGGCCGAATGTTCTAGTCAGTCGGCTGACTGATCGCCCGGAGGGTCGATGCCCTGCTCCGCCGCCCAGCGCCGCAGTTCCGCCACCGCCTCGTCGTGCTCCAGCGGACCGCGGTCGAGGCGCAGCTCCTTGAGGAACTTCCACGCCTTGCCGACCAGCGGCCCCGGCGGCAGGCCGAGCAGCTTCATGATCTCGTTGCCGTCGAGATCGGGCCGCACCTTGGCCAGGTCCTCGGCGGCGGCGATCCGGGCGATCCTGGCTTCGAGGTCGTCGTAGGTGCGCTGCAGCGCGGCCGCCTTGCGCTTGTTGCGCGTGGTGCAGTCGGCCCGCACCAGCTTGTGCAGCCGGTCCAGCAGGGGACCGGCGTCGGTGACGTACCGACGCACCGCCGAGTCGGTCCACTCGCCCTTGCCGTAGCCGTGGAAGCGCAGGTGCAGGAACACCAGCTGGGAGACCTGCTCGACGATCTCCTTGCTGTACTTCAGCTCACGCAGGCGCTTGCGGGCCATCTTCGCGCCGACCACCTCGTGGTGGTGGAAGCTGACCCCACCGCCCTCCTCGAACTTGCGCGTGGCCGGCTTGCCGATGTCGTGCAGCAGCGCCGCCAGCCGCAGCACGAGGTCCGGCCCGGCCTCCGGGTCGTCCTTGCGCTCCAGCGCGATCGCCTGGTCCAGCACGGTCAGCGAGTGCTGGTAGACGTCCTTGTGCTGGTGGTGCTCGTCGATGGCCAGCCGCATGCCGGGCACCTCGGGCAGCACGTGGTCGCCCAGCCCGGTATCCACCAGCAGCTCCAGGCCGAGCCGCGGGTGCGCGCCGGTGATCAGCTTCGACAGCTCGGCCTGCACGCGCTCGGCGGTGATCCGCTTGATCTCGTCCGCCATCGACGTCATCGCCTCGACCACGCGAGGCGCGGGCTCGAAGCCGAGCTGCGAGACGAACCGCGCGGCGCGCAGCATCCGCAGGGGGTCGTCGGTGAAGGACTCCTGCGGGGTGGCCGGGGTGTCGAGCACCTTCATCCGCACCGCGTCGAGTCCGCCATGCGGGTCGACAAAGGTCTTTGACGGCAACTCGATCGCCATCGCGTTGCAGGTGAAGTCACGGCGCAGCAGGTCACCCTCGATGCTGTCGCCGAAGGTGACCTCGGGATTGCGGCTGACCTGGTCGTAGCTGTCCGCGCGGAAGGTGGTGATCTCCAGCTGCGAGCCGTCCTTGGTCACGCCGACCGTGCCGAAGGCGATGCCGACGTCCCACACCGCGTCGGCCCAGCCCCCGACCACCGCGAGCACCTGGTCCGGCCGGGCGTCGGTGGTGAAGTCGAGATCGGGCGAGAGCCTGCCGAGCAGCGCGTCGCGCACGCTGCCACCCACCAGGTACAGGCGGTGGCCCGCGGCGGCGAAGCGCTCGGCGAGCTGATCGGCCACCGGCGAGATCCGCATCAGCTCGATCACCGCGTTCCGCTGGACGACGAGTTCGTTCACTGGGATCCCACCACGAAAACGGTGCACTTACTACACGCACAGATCAACACGGACACGAGAAGCCAGCGTACCGGCGCGCGCTGTTGCTCTAGCATCGCAGCATGCCTGGATCGGCCGGTCGCTCCGGTGGCGCCAAACCGGGACGCCGGTCCCGG
The genomic region above belongs to Amycolatopsis sp. YIM 10 and contains:
- a CDS encoding sensor histidine kinase, encoding MRRQGPPQQASFLVTLLRRGAPAIATATSELSDEVSDPTPIRALRRISAMAAPVDPRASDGLLLRAGRYVAFVPMVYRLIAVPGALAAFLGAHGGTGAAPVITVAALSILLNAYGVRWMLRSAPFRSDRAAVLLTVDAVFTALANLAVAALVPSEVYLEAIGVPGKHLLGTVALFTLALGLPYGIGLLVGSIPLHLLMSWANTGTVSAEAGFAGLGTMAGVLLTASGALVLIGLGTRLALAYGIRNGRQAERARQHRLMHDTVLQTLESLALPGQGTAEEQLAEVRRLARAEAVEVRKYIEASANEGGRPLGEKLASLAAEMARDGLRAQVVIAELDEDTLSEVRQIAIRDAVREAMRNTMKHSGTDKVLVRVEERDGGIAVITRDHGTGFSSETRPPGFGISESITARLAEVGGKATVESTPGNGTRVTLWVPC
- a CDS encoding CCA tRNA nucleotidyltransferase, which translates into the protein MNELVVQRNAVIELMRISPVADQLAERFAAAGHRLYLVGGSVRDALLGRLSPDLDFTTDARPDQVLAVVGGWADAVWDVGIAFGTVGVTKDGSQLEITTFRADSYDQVSRNPEVTFGDSIEGDLLRRDFTCNAMAIELPSKTFVDPHGGLDAVRMKVLDTPATPQESFTDDPLRMLRAARFVSQLGFEPAPRVVEAMTSMADEIKRITAERVQAELSKLITGAHPRLGLELLVDTGLGDHVLPEVPGMRLAIDEHHQHKDVYQHSLTVLDQAIALERKDDPEAGPDLVLRLAALLHDIGKPATRKFEEGGGVSFHHHEVVGAKMARKRLRELKYSKEIVEQVSQLVFLHLRFHGYGKGEWTDSAVRRYVTDAGPLLDRLHKLVRADCTTRNKRKAAALQRTYDDLEARIARIAAAEDLAKVRPDLDGNEIMKLLGLPPGPLVGKAWKFLKELRLDRGPLEHDEAVAELRRWAAEQGIDPPGDQSAD